The nucleotide window TTACAGAATAGAGACCGGTAAGGATGAGTAAGCAATGTTTAGAGTTAGAGTTCCAGCATGGATATTTCGTTATAGAGAAGAAATAGTGTGTTGTATTGGGACTTCTTGCTTAATTTATACCAACGGTGCCAACTTGACCTTTAGATCCTTTccttgtggactatgtaagtgcCCTCACCACATATTTAATAGGTAAGTGAAGGTGAAACATTTTCATCTTAAGGATAAAGCTAATATATTCAACCTAATCAGTTTTTGGAATAATCTCACGCAGTGCATTCGTGGAGTACATTAAGAGAAGTGTGTATTATAGAAACTATGGAGAATTATACCCTACATCAGCCGTCGATCAACGGCCTTAGCTTTGTGGTTTCAACGTGATGCATAAAATGCACAAATTCACTAGAGAAAACCTGGTGTGATCATGCTTTCCATTTTATTTTCATTCGTCAATTCAACGAAACATGCTATTGTTTTTGGTAACACATGTTCATTGTGCATCTTACCTTTTTCATTTCAGTGATAGGGAGCAGAGCAATACAAGCGTCAGCTGCTAGAGTACGAGATAAGAGGAATGCAAGAACAACTTGCTGTCCTTATGAACAAGGTGTTTGAAGAGAAATCAGAGTTTTACATTTTATATGGAGGCCAGAACTAATCCGGAGTGTTTTATTTGTTATTCTAGATAAAtctcactacgtgaaaaacgctttgtagcaacgggacaaattttttgtaggggcagcttCATCACGAGCcgccctacagtggcgtgctcgggggcccagagaccagccgcccctacaaatggaacagcaggggcggctggtgatacgagccgcccctacaaatgggtctgatttgtaggggcggctcactcaccagcagctcccggtgtttctatttgtagggggctggtgattgaaccgcccctacacaTACTCCGCATAAAATTACctgttatttgtaggggcggctcaatcaccagccgcccctacaaatgacccacatataaaaaaaacctgtagcaccttcttcctcctcgggtcactcactccaacccgtgaaacaaatgacccacctttctttcacgtgttggagtgagtgacccgaggaggaagaaggtgctgcaggtttttttatatgtgggtcatttgtaggggcggctggtgattgagttgCCCCTACAAATAACAGGTAATTATAtgcggggcatttgtaggggcggttcaatcaccagccgcccctacaaatagaaacaccaGGGGCGCCtgcgtttgtaggggcggctcgtatcaccagccgcccttgcTGTTCCATTTTTAGGGACGATTGGTCTCTTGTcccccgagcacgccactgtaggggcggctctatcacgagccgcccctacaaaaaattcatcccgttgctacaaagcgtttttcacgtagtgtcgGCAGTGTTGTGCAATTATCAGTGCCAGGTCGCCAAATCAACAAAGATAAGCTACCCCCATCACTGTCAATTAACCTCTGACAGCATGATTTTCGGTAGTGATATGATGAGGGGTTCCAACCCGGCAATGATTATCATTTTCGGTGGCGTGCAAAAATGCGATAAACGTATGAAATGGCACATTTTAAGTTCTAGAGTAACTACAATGGCATCAGCCCTATTAGGTGAGAAATAGTGGTGTTTCGAAGAATTGTCGAATTTATAATGACATGGATCTAATTGACCCATTGCTCCCTTCATTCATAAAAGAATGCTATTCTTGCTTTTCAATGAGTCAAATGATTTGAGTTTGACCAAAGTTCTATAAAAATTTACTAACATTTGTGATACAAATTTAgcatcattaaattaattattatgaaatatattattGCAGTAACCGTAGTTGgggacataaatgttaatactattaaCTATATAATCTCGGTCAAAATTAAACTAACTGTACTTGCATAAATTCCATAGTTGAATTCTTTTgagaatggagagagagagatgtaCAATTCAAACAAGTCGAGAAGCACTAGTGACTTATTGTCGACTGGCATGTTGCCTACGATTGAAAGAATAGGATAATTAAATCATATAATAAATCCATAAATTGTTAACACATGTATCAAGTTGAGAACTTGAATCGAATTTTCTGGTTCCACCACAAGGAGCCAAATAATCAAAATTACTTCTGGAGGACATAAATGACATACTATATGCAACTCCTAAATATgatctatatatatatggtggagcATTACACTTACGAGATTTAATTTGTCTATTCTTCTAGATCTATTACTCATAGTCTACTATATATTTTTTTTGGTCAATGATCCTAGGTATAAAATAATACACGATAATGATTTATAGATAAGTAAAGAACTTGACTACAGTCAATAAAACACCAGgaataaaattaataaaatatAACTAACTCTAAATAAAACACCAACGTTAACCGATCGTACTTTTAGAAAAATAGGAATTGGGTTCATATTTCCCATatttaaaataaaattaattatgaattcTTAAGAAAACAAActattttttattatattttaCAGAAATAAAAAATCGCCTTAAAGTTATCTAGATTGCCAAATTTGCACTGTGTTATAGTCTCATGGTCAAAGATCCCACTTAAAATTGCGTAGCCAAAAACTAACTCCAGAAATTGTTGCGTGATTAAAAATtgacttctctctcttttttacgTTGGAGCACGTTCAACATGTCATGTCCAACATGCTGCGCGATTAAAGATTTTTTTAATATGATTTCTATATATAAGACGATCACAAAGCATGCAGAGCAGAACCAGATTATATATACCCACCCAAACCCTCGCATCGGCTCGCTCCGCAGCCCAcctgcgccatggcggcggcgccgcACCCGCCGCCGGATCTGATGCCCGAGCTCATCGGCGAGATCCTGGTCCGCTTCCCGCCGGATGACCCGGCGTGCCTCGTGCGCGCCTCCATGGTCTGCAAGCCCTGGCGGCGCCTCCTCTGCGACCCCGCCTTCCGCCGCCGCTACCTTGCCTTCCACCGAGCGCCGCCCCTGCTAGGCTTCCTCCATAACTGCTACACCGACTTCCCTGGCTACCACGATCGACCTCGCGCTCGCTTCGTCTCCACTACCACACCCTGCCCACTGCCCGTGCATGCCTTCGGCGATTGGGACTTCGGCTGGCGCGTCCTAGACTGCCACCATGGTCGCATCCTCATGGCCACCGGCGTGAGCCCTGTCGTCTGGGACCCTACTACTGGCGAGCAGAACCGGCTGCCGGAGCCCCCGTTCCCACGATATAAGGTGTACACTGCGGCTGTGCTCTGTGCTGATGTACATGGCTGCGATCACCTAGACTGCCACGGCGGCCCATTCCTAGTTGTCTTGGTGGGCTTCAACATTGAGGCGGGGGTCCTGCAGTCGCACTTGTACTCATCGGAGGCTAGCACCTGGAGTTCATCTGACCATCAAGGTCCTAGATTCCTCACTGTCCCCAAGCCTAGCGTGCTCATCGGCGATGATATCTACTTCATACTATTATTTCGCCCGTCGGTCACAATCCTGAAGGTCGACTTGGGCAAAAATCACTTATCCACCATCAACCAGCCAGCGGAGTATCACTTATCCATCATCAACCGGCGAGAGGAGAAGCATGactttgaatggaagaaagttgCGCTCATGGCAATGGAGGATGGCTCGCTGGGTTTCGCTGGCATTCTGGGTTCAAGACTTTGCCTGTGGTCGAGGAATGTCAATCCAGAGTTAGTTGGAGGATGGGTGCAATGCAGGGTCCTTGAGCTTCAGACATTGATCCCCTTTACATTCAGACTACGAGCGGTTGGCTCTGTAGAGGGCTCTGGTATCGTCTTTGTGGCCTCAGATTATGGTGTCTTCTCACTAGAGCTCAAGTCCAGCGTTGTGAGGAAGGTAGACGAACCTCTGGGTGACTTTGCCGTTTTTCCCTTCATGAGATTCTACACTCCAGGTATTGTGCTAGTGTTTTCATTATATAGCAATATAATCATGGACTGTGCAGCTTGTTTGCATTTGCTTAGTTCTAATTGTAGAGATATATATCTATAGTGGAATGTAAATAGTGTTCACGTATTGAATATATCCATGAGAAGATTAGTCAACTGCTAGAGCAAACTGAATATATTTGTGACATTATCTCAAGGTCCCATAATTTTTATTTGGTTTGAATTGTTGAACACTGATTGGCGAGATGTGCCAGAAAGTAGTGGAGCATTTTCTGTTTTTACAAATGTGGTAAAAGTAGATTTTATTGACCAattattttgatctcctaggctGTTTTGACGCTCACACCCCCTAAACCAACCTTTGGATCGGAATTATTGAACCGGTTTATATCATATGCTGATGATTGATGGCCTTTTAGCTTGAACATTATTCTACTTTTAAGTACTGCTACACAATAGGCATTCCACTGCATCATCTTAAACAGCTCTGCTGTGAAACAACTTTAACTTGTATGCATGATAGTTTCAGATATGGTTCAAGCAGCAAGTTGTGATTCTGTTGCGTATAATAATCAACGCTGAGCGAGGTGATATATATAGCACCTGGACATCAAGCTTAGTGTGCTGTGGTTGGAATCTAGCATGGATGATGTTTTGAATATCTAGCATTCTGTTGGGTAGCAGTTTCTTATGTGAGAGTAAGCCACCATGGCCAGTTGTGGACCTTATGTTTTTTTAGTTATATTGATGATTTTGCAACAACTCGATTTATAATTGTTGGTAAATTAGTTCTTTTGACAGATTGACTGAAACATGAATCTGAGTGATTTGGTTTGTAGTATTCTTTTCTCGAACGAGGATAGAAAGTTTTAGGATTCTGTGGAATACATCTGATGTAACTGAAAGTGCTCAAATACATTTGGTCGCATTCTATTTTAAGCAGACTGTGGGAGTGATGTTGCTCTTTTTTTCTGTTTGTAGAAGTAAAAAATGCATTTAAAACTGTTGCTTTGTATCATACAAATGGAACCTAAACGTTCCTGCTTGTCCAAGAATTAGCTTAGCACATGTGCAACTTCATCTTATGACTACTTTTCTTTGTCTTAGGATTTTAAAGTGCAGTCCACTCCAATCAACTTTGCGGACATTAGAGAGAAGCTCGCCTCGTTTATTGTGTCGTAGATACTTGACGAAATAGCCGAGTTTCATTGTTCACATACAAAACCATGATGAAGTGACTGGTACATATGTTCATTTCATCTGTGAACTGTGTTTGGAGCCTGAGAGATACAATTGGAGCTGTGAGATATATACATGTGAGAATAATCTGGTGATGAACAACCGATCTGTGAACTGTGTGTGATATGTGTGTACTGTGAACAAATTAAGTTTTGAGATGAACAACTGTgatcttgtatatatatatatgtcatttaTGTGAgatctatgtatatatatatctgtGATCTGTGTATATCTGTACTATTTGGGCTATGCTGTGCGTTACAGACGTGTCTAGGCTATAGACACGTCTATAGCATTTTCCTTACTACAGACACGTCTGTAGTCTAGACCCGTCTATGGTAAGGAAAATACTATACACGCGTGTAAAGAATACAAGTCTGTAGTATGCTACTTACTACAGACGCGTTTACAAACATCGTCTATAGTAGTATCCTTACTACAGACGCGTGTATTGTACACGCGTTGGCACTATGTGCGTTTACAAACATCGTCTGTAGTAGGATATAACGCCCTAGAGTCCAAATGGCttaagatccactctacacgctgAGCAAACCACACCTGTCGCCATctcacttacgctttcgtccgTGCTTCACGTgaaaggattaacccggggatgatgggatggactctagaagcattatatgttggtctatcccaccttgaacaaccaaggtgggactaaactctccataGTATCTTATTAACTTGTATATGGGCCACTATGCACCAAATTTCAAACAGGGCCAAATGTGACATGCACCCCCCTCAAAGGAATCGACATCCTCATTGGTccaacacacccacaaccggGCAAACGATGACTAGGAACGTTTCCTCTTAGCACACGCGACCGTGCATCCAGTGCTAGCACATGTGTCATGCCGTGCACCCCGCAGGGCCTACATGCACAATAAACTCCCATGTCCACGCACCTGACCCACACGCGCTAGTGGCCGCgaaggtcggctctgataccatttgtaatgcCCTAGAGTCTAAATGGCttaagatccactctacacgctgAGCAAACCACCCCTatcaccatcccacttacgctttcgtcctcgcttcgtgtaaaaggattaacccgtggatggtgggatggactctagaagcatTATATGTtagtctatcccacctttaacaatcaaggtgggactaaactcttcaCGGTATCTCATTAACATGTATGTGGCCCGCTATGGGCCAAATTTCAAACTAGGCCGGATGTGACATACACCCCCTCAAAGGAACCGACATCCTCGTCGGCCCAATACACCCACAACCGGGTAAACAATGACCAGAAACATTCCCTCTTAGCACACATGACCGTGCGTTCAGTGACAGCACATGTGCCATGCCGTGCACCCCGCAGGGCCTATATGTACAATGTACCCCTATGTCCACGCACCTGACCCGCACGCGCCCATGGTCGTGAaggttggctctgataccatttttaatgccccagagtccaaacggtttaagatccactctacacactgagcgaaccacacctaccatcatcccacttacgcttttgtcctcgctttgcgtaaaaggattaacccgagaTGGTAGAACGGACTGTAAAAGCATTATATGTTGGTcttcccacctttaacaaccaaggtgggactaaactctccacggTATCTCATTAACATGTACATGGGCCACTATAGGCCAAATTTCAAACTGGACCAGATGTGACATAGGATTCTTACTACAGACGTGTGTATTGCACACGTGTCAGTACTATGTTTCTTCACAAAGACATGTTTACAAATGTCGTCTGTAGTACGATTCTTACTACAGACGCGTATAACAGGCACGCGTCTAAGATATATGGTTCTTCCCACAGACGCGTCTTAATCTTGTCGCGGACGCGTGTTGGCAACACGCGTCTCGAGTAAGAGCTTACTGCAGACGTGTGTAGATACTCACCGGTCTCTGTTAAGGGCTTATCACAGACACGTGTTCGTTTTTGTCACAGTCGCATATTGGTAACACGCGTCCATAATATATGCTTATTACATACGCGTTTTTTGCATAGTGTTACTAGCACCATGTCCATCCCATTCCCATGCTGCAAATCCCGGCCGACCGGCCGTACTAGGCGTTGTAGCCTCTCCGACCCGTAGATCCATAGACCATAGTCCGTAGTCATGAGATTACGAATGCACGCGCTTGCGAGCGCACGCCGCAGTGCATGAGATACTAATGACACACTGCGAGATGCCGAGATGACCGGGGGAACTGTTGCTCACAGGGATGCTTTGTTGGTGTCGTCTACTCATCTGGACATTTTTCCCGGATAACACTTCAAACACTTCTTTATGTACTGGCCTTGACTAACCTGAAATTGTCGATTTGTCTCCTTGGGTCGGGTATCATCATTTCACTTTCGATAGGTCAGTATCAATgtatttggaggccaaaaagtaAGAGAAGTACAAATGTTTTAGCCAAAAACTTTGGTTCTCAGCGTCTCAAGATAAAGgaggctatatatgcatatagcGAGTGGAACATAGTAGCTAGCACTTGTGATTTTCCCCCCCTTGAAAAAAAGCTTGCCAGTACGAGTACTAgcttgcgtgtgtgtgtgtgtgtgtcttgtgtcTGTGCGTGCACATGTGttatgtgtgcgcgcgcgcgtgcGCATGTGCGTGTGCGTCTGTGTGTGTGGTAGGGTGCATGTGGGCGCGTGCTATGTGTGGGGGTGCGCGTGGATGTGTGCGTATGTGTGCCTGTGAGTGTGGGTGCGCGCGTGTTGCGTGCGTGTGTGTAttcgggcgtgtgtgcgtgtgggtgtgggtgcgcgtgtgtgtgcgtgttgTGTGTATATTCTGGCGTATGTGCGTGTGGGTGTGGCGCCAGTTTGTGC belongs to Miscanthus floridulus cultivar M001 chromosome 4, ASM1932011v1, whole genome shotgun sequence and includes:
- the LOC136550833 gene encoding uncharacterized protein isoform X1 is translated as MPELIGEILVRFPPDDPACLVRASMVCKPWRRLLCDPAFRRRYLAFHRAPPLLGFLHNCYTDFPGYHDRPRARFVSTTTPCPLPVHAFGDWDFGWRVLDCHHGRILMATGVSPVVWDPTTGEQNRLPEPPFPRYKVYTAAVLCADVHGCDHLDCHGGPFLVVLVGFNIEAGVLQSHLYSSEASTWSSSDHQGPRFLTVPKPSVLIGDDIYFILLFRPSVTILKVDLGKNHLSTINQPAEYHLSIINRREEKHDFEWKKVALMAMEDGSLGFAGILGSRLCLWSRNVNPELVGGWVQCRVLELQTLIPFTFRLRAVGSVEGSGIVFVASDYGVFSLELKSSVVRKVDEPLGDFAVFPFMRFYTPVSDMVQAASCDSVAYNNQR
- the LOC136550833 gene encoding uncharacterized protein isoform X3, yielding MPELIGEILVRFPPDDPACLVRASMVCKPWRRLLCDPAFRRRYLAFHRAPPLLGFLHNCYTDFPGYHDRPRARFVSTTTPCPLPVHAFGDWDFGWRVLDCHHGRILMATGVSPVVWDPTTGEQNRLPEPPFPRYKVYTAAVLCADVHGCDHLDCHGGPFLVVLVGFNIEAGVLQSHLYSSEASTWSSSDHQGPRFLTVPKPSVLIGDDIYFILLFRPSVTILKVDLGKNHLSTINQPAEYHLSIINRREEKHDFEWKKVALMAMEDGSLGFAGILGSRLCLWSRNVNPELVGGWVQCRVLELQTLIPFTFRLRAVGSVEGSGIVFVASDYGVFSLELKSSVVRKVDEPLGDFAVFPFMRFYTPGF
- the LOC136550833 gene encoding uncharacterized protein isoform X2, which translates into the protein MPELIGEILVRFPPDDPACLVRASMVCKPWRRLLCDPAFRRRYLAFHRAPPLLGFLHNCYTDFPGYHDRPRARFVSTTTPCPLPVHAFGDWDFGWRVLDCHHGRILMATGVSPVVWDPTTGEQNRLPEPPFPRYKVYTAAVLCADVHGCDHLDCHGGPFLVVLVGFNIEAGVLQSHLYSSEASTWSSSDHQGPRFLTVPKPSVLIGDDIYFILLFRPSVTILKVDLGKNHLSTINQPAEYHLSIINRREEKHDFEWKKVALMAMEDGSLGFAGILGSRLCLWSRNVNPELVGGWVQCRVLELQTLIPFTFRLRAVGSVEGSGIVFVASDYGVFSLELKSSVVRKVDEPLGDFAVFPFMRFYTPDMVQAASCDSVAYNNQR